Part of the Sorghum bicolor cultivar BTx623 chromosome 1, Sorghum_bicolor_NCBIv3, whole genome shotgun sequence genome, ctggatttttttttttttgggaacaATACCTTGCTGGATTAGTTGGGTTCATCCAGTGGTAAAATTAAGGTGTATATGaatgtatataaaaatataacataTAAAACACCGGTTTGCTTGTGAGTGGTAACGTGAGTTATCAGGGAATTCTTTGGTACTCTGAACTTTATTCTGACATCTGTTGCATCCAAAAACAAGTGGGAACAAAGAGCTTGTGCACGGAGCACTCATTTCCTGTATTATTAGATCTGCATCATCGTTCTTAAGAGTATTTCCTAGCACTTAAACTTCTGTATTCATATATTTTGCAGCATCGGTCAGGCAAGAAATGACCCTAGCAGACTGAAATGACGGGAATCTGTATTGTCAATTAAAGAGCACTATTGGCCTTGCATCAGCATCAGGTATCTTGTTCTATATTGTCAATTAAAGAGCACATAAATCATAAGAGCGATTGGCCTTGCATCAGCATCAGGTATCTTGTTCTATTCTTTTCTCCCCCTCGTTCTGGCTCCACAGATTCAAAGAGACAACATCCATTCGTGCTGGTCATCCGAATATATGTTTTCCCCAGTTTCTTTGTCCGATGCGGTCTACATGATAATGCACTTGGTTCTGTACATGGTTCATGTTGTGATATTAGTAACTAGTACTTTTGGCCATCTTTTTGAACGCACAGTGACTGTTAGGTCTATTATTCTTTTGGTAAGGTGTAGTAGCTGAATGAAGCTCTGCCGGTTGAAAGCGTATAAATATTCTAGTTCTGCCAAGCAGTGCTATGACGCTATAATCTAaacagtttgttaaaggaaaaaAAACACATTTCATATTGGACTTTGGGTAGGTATTCGGATAACAGAAAATGAACTGGCATAGTTTTTGAAATTTGAGCAGCAAATTCAGCACCAGCTTGTTCCAGGCATCAATGGGATTGGGCAAGATTTTTTAATCGACCACTGTATCATCGATAGCAGGTTACGCCGTTACGGGCTATTGAACTGCTGGTAAGTTGTGCCAGTCTTACATCACAGATCTGTCGGCAGTTGAATTACCGATTGTTTCTATACCTGCTACAGCTTTGGAATGTAAAACAGAGCAAAAGAACAAAACACATGAACAGGAAATGAGTGAAGGTAGAAAAACAGAGGATTGAAAACACATGAATTTTATAGGAATTGATGTTTGGAACACAGGAATATAAGGACATGTTTATTCCTCCATTCTAGTGAACAAGGGCTTGCTCATCTCTTCGTTCACGTGTAGGAAAATTTTCCAGGAGCGTAGAGTGGATGTTTTATTTCCTTCATTTCATGAAGGAAAGCAAGCCTTTCCGTAGGAAAGGAAAAATTCATTCCTACATTTCAAATACCATGTGATGTAAGCAAAATATAGGAATTGGATTCCTTTGAAATTTATATGAAATTCCTCTaatccaaacaagcccttagaTTTTTATAGGAATTAAAATTAGTCAAACCAGTTGTTAGTGCTATGAATTCAAACAGAGCCCTACGCAGCGAGACCCTCTAGATTTATTTTTTCTGACATATAATTAGTATAAGATTGTCTGCCCAAATAGCGTAACGTAGGTAACTAGTTTTTATTATAATATTTGGGGTTTTTAGTTGTAAATATTCTTTTATAAATAGTATGTGCTCTCTTTATGGAAGAATACATGAAGAACTCGTTTTATTGATTGATGATAGCTACATGGAAGTACACACGAAGAActcattttattgattggtgaTAGCTACATGGAAGAACACATGACGAACTCGTTTTATTGATTGATGATATCTACATGGAAGAACGCATGAAGAGAGAACAATCACAATAAAACGAATAAACAAAACTATGTATAAAAGAAtatctacaactaaaaaatTCAAATGTTACAATAAAAACTAGCTACCTACTATTTGAGCAGACAATCTACCTACTACATATCAGAAAAACAAATCCATGTCAAATGGCATGccctctgtttttttttaaaaaaaataaatggcATGCCCTCTGTTTGAGTTCATTTTGCAACACTAGTCTGATGGACAACTAATCTGATTAGCTATTATCCGGCAAAAAGAGTTTATATACCACACGACATAGGACAGTGGCGAAGGGAGTCACTATCCCTGCTGAAAATGAAAAAGGAGGCGCCCCGTCATATCCGAACTTATCAGGCCCTGTTTAgctgaaaaaaaacaaaaaacaaaatgcctattatagtatttttgtttgtatttgacaattattgtttaacttagactaactaggctcaaaaaattcgtctcataaattataggcaaactgtataatttgttatttttatttatatttaatgcttcatgtatgtgccgtaatattcgatgtgacgggaaattttgaatttttttttgcaaaatttttgagaaaaacagccccttaggccttgtttagttccaaaaaattttgcaaaataggaatagtaccactttcgtttgtatttgacaaatattatccaatcgtcTACTaagtagactcaaaagatttgtctcgtcaattccgaccaaactgtgcaattagtttatattttcgtctatatttaatacttcatgtatgggTCTAAAgacttgatgtgacggggaatttgaaaaattttgcaaatttttttgaaaagtaaacaaggcctaattccgAAGTCATGGACGAGGGCGGCGTCTGCGATACGGCAGCAATGGCCTGCCTATGTCAATAGTCAACGCCCACAGCTAGTCCATGTCGAAGGATCAATGAACTCATACATTTCACAATTCAGGCAAGCTAAACTACATTAGCTCAACATAAAGATAGCAAACCATGAACGAACGAGCATGATGATACAACCTAAATCTTTTACTGCGGTTTGTAAATAAGTCTGGTTCATATCAATCTGCTCTCTTTAAGAACTAGATAGTACACTTTTACAACAAACAGTAACAATGGTTTCCCCATCCATTACCCTGTACATCTTGCACTCACAGTCGTAGGGACATATAGCTACACAGTACAATTCATAGAGGACAAGCCTTCACTTTCCAGTGATCAGATGACATATAGCTACGGAGTACAATACATAGAGGACAAGCCTTCACTTTCCAGTGATTAGATCTAAGCTAGCTAGCTTCAAATTCTTCCAACAGGTGTGGTGGCTATGCTTCATGCAGTTGATCTTTCCGTTTCTTGGATTAGTAGCAAAGCAAACAAATGTCCATTCTAGAAGTTGTCAAATTTGATCTCAAATGAAGTCAATCAGTTAAGTGACTGcttaagatccatctaatggaTCGGAATAAGACAATAGATACAATATTTCTGATTCTTTACCCTACAACAATGTCCCCCAAACAACACTTCTGCAAATCCTCCAAACGCACAATTGGATCTGTACATGATTTTTATTATGAAATGATACCTGTGCtatacaacagcagcagcaacaaggaAGGCAGCAAACCTGGGGACAAGGCAAATCCGGCGACCCCATACATACCCTTAGGCGCAGGCGCAGGGgttgtcgacgacgacgagatcCTCGCCGTCGCTGCTGCGGAACGCGAGGTAGCCGAGCGCGAGGCCCACGACGACGGCGATGAACACGCCGCCGTTGAACGACATGACGGCGAGCATGAGCAGGTAGCCGAGGCCGGAGTTGACCCCGACCATGGCGGCCACGGCCACACGCGCCGGCCAGCGGCGCCCGGCGACGGCCACGAGGAGTGGCGCCCGCGGGTCGTCGCTGGCGGGTGGCGGGATGGAGGAGGCTGGCTTAGCCTTAGCGGcggcgccgcctcctcctcctccttccgcGGCGAGCTTCACGCGGACTCGCAGGGCCTCGAGGTACTGGTAGaaggcggcggcgaggagcagGGCCGCGAGGGAGAGGAGGTAGTCGAACCACGTGGAGGTGCGCCAGCCGTCGAAGAGGATCGTGGCCGACTTGCCCCAGTAGAAGGTCATGTGCATCATGTTGGCTGGCCGGCGGCGAGGGCCGAGAAGGAAAAGATTGGGACTTGGGAACGGCGAAGGGATGAGAGGATGCAGGAGGATTGGGGAGGAGCGGCGATGGGAGGAAGGAAGGAGGAGGATTGCCGGCGAGGAGAGAGACCGGTGAGATTTTAATAGCGGGATAGGGTGGGTGCGGCATGAGGCACGCCTTTTTGGGTCCAATTTACATCTGAGCCACTGGAATCGGGTCGGTTTCCCGGTAGTTGCCGTGTCCGGTGAGGCACGACTGACGTTCTCCGCCCACGCGGCCAAGTCGCCGTCCCGGCCCGGACCTTCCCGCGGTTCCATTCCACGGCACGCGACTTTGAACATGGCGCAGCCCGAGGAGCCGCATCTCCGGCGTGGCCGCCGAGCTCGACGGAGCCTACGTGAGTCGCCAAGGACCCGCGCGGGACTACGAGCGTTCTCCTCGGGTTCCGCGTCTCCGGCGTCCGGGTCGTcggccccggcggcggcgccgtgtGGCGGACGGAGCGCCCGGAGGTGAAGGCAGGCCCTGGACACCGCCGGCGTGCGTGCTCCGGCGTTACGCGTCATCCGTTGCCGACGAGTGGATGGACTGCGCGCGCGCTCGCCGCGGCGGTGTACGGCGGCAAGGGGGAGTCTTGTCACAGCTGCGCCAGCTCAAGGCGTGGTTCGAGGGTGATGGGATGATTGACGACAACTTCCTGGGCGGGCTCTGCTCGCTGATCAAGTTCATTTCTGACATTGTTGCAGAGAGGATCCTGGTATTTTTGAGTTGATAACCAAGGTAATGCTCACTCTGGATGTATGCTAATTGTTCTTGTTTGTTTGTTAGATTTGCTGCTTTATATGGAGGTATTGTCGTATTGATAGTAGATATCAGTTCAAGGATGTAAAGTAGAAGGGGAAATTTGCTCATGGCTTAAATGTTGTCTTGCGATGGGAGCAGGGGATAAAGTAGATGGAAGATTTGTTCATGTCATTGTGGTCCTCAAATCTGCTAGGATGTTTGATCATCTGAATAAACTATTATAATATTGTCAGCCTCAGCAAAAGCTAGGACAAAATAAAATAGTTGATTATGCATCTGCGATGTTAACGGTAGACTGGTAACTTGGGAATCTTCAGAATTGTATAAAAGTTATTAAATGATGATAGGAACATGCTTTTCAAAAGTGGAGGTATTTGTTCTGAATACATACATTTTTTTACTTGATTGTTGAGTGGTATGTGTAGCATGAAAATAATTCAAAGGAATCAAGGTATTGGAATTGGAATTGGAATGCATTGTTATTACAGCCTCCGAATTTGTTAAATGATTCTGAAATTATTGTTGTTAAATGATTCTGAAATTATTTGTATTCCTGATGATGGGGTCATGAATAGATTTTACCCTTTGAAGTtgggattttattttattttattttattttattttattttattttattttattttatctcTACAAACGCAAGTTCACTCCTGCGCAGGGAAGATGTACACGTCGCCCCTAAATCTCCCATTGGTCCACTTCTGCGCCATCtcaccttctcctcctccgaTTCGTCCACCTCAGC contains:
- the LOC8077126 gene encoding copper transporter 5.1 — its product is MMHMTFYWGKSATILFDGWRTSTWFDYLLSLAALLLAAAFYQYLEALRVRVKLAAEGGGGGGAAAKAKPASSIPPPASDDPRAPLLVAVAGRRWPARVAVAAMVGVNSGLGYLLMLAVMSFNGGVFIAVVVGLALGYLAFRSSDGEDLVVVDNPCACA